From Numida meleagris isolate 19003 breed g44 Domestic line chromosome 4, NumMel1.0, whole genome shotgun sequence, the proteins below share one genomic window:
- the LOC110397915 gene encoding coagulation factor IX-like: MLAEMESSSSLVMFVLLMCSINSSYPYSYSVFMRKDAAHEVLRVHKRANYFLEEIRPGNLERECNEEKCSFEEAKEIFHSQEKTMEFWFNYKGLNPCTTNPCKNGGVCKIRRYNYFCICPPKFGGDNCEKEKLECWYKNGGCGQYCQDSSSFQVQCSCAKDYALHEDGKKCVQAAPFPCGLIRSRRALEEARHEVVTWNRSMAHAVKQAKVDQSAAWEKGVLKNASEHRTATQDTAGQEVGGGASSCNASPVTSAPQQQVDSAGQEGGSPKQQPTEGPTWHNGTIVAAARQEEVVENTSMQNQTGQSTGQNETGAVQHVRGGFNESDDAGAASATLQYPQGNASTPSKHSDPRITGGTLCHRGQCPWQVLIRDSRDIGFCGGSLINSRWVITAAHCLDLVSPHHVTIGDFDKYQRELKEQKIGVERSWTHPHYDSNNYNGDIALLYLSSEVIFNEYAIPICLPSPNLAALLAEEGQVGMVSGWGATHSRGSTLRFLMRVRLPIVSMDMCQQSTKRLITDNMFCAGYGTEAADACKGDSGGPFAASYQNTWFLLGIVSWGDGCAERGKYGVYTRVSNYIPWIKETVESVADSEKFSISFS, encoded by the exons ATGCTTGCTgagatggagagcagctcctCACTGGTGATGTTCGTCCTACTGATGTGCTCCATCAACAGCAGCTATCCATATTCATATTCAG tgtTCATGAGAAAAGATGCAGCGCACGAGGTGCTGAGGGTCCATAAACGTGCTAACTATTTTCTGGAAGAGATTCGCCCAGGGAACTTGGAGAGAGAATGCAATGAGGAGAAGTGCTCATTTGAGGAGGCAAAAGAGATCTTCCATTCGCAGGAAAAAACG ATGGAGTTTTGGTTCAACTACAAAG GTTTAAATCCATGTACTACAAATCCTTGTAAGAATGGTGGAGTTTGCAAAATAAGACGCTACAATTACTTTTGCATCTGTCCCCCGAAATTTGGAGGGGACAACTGTGAAAAAG AGAAGTTGGAGTGCTGGTACAAGAACGGTGGCTGTGGGCAGTATTGCCAGGACAGCAGCTCCTTCCAGGTGCAGTGCTCCTGCGCCAAGGACTACGCCCTGCACGAGGACGGGAAGAAGTGCGTGCAAGCAG cCCCATTTCCATGTGGCCTGATTAGAAGCCGGCGTGCGTTGGAGGAAGCGCGGCACGAGGTGGTCACTTGGAACAGGAGCATGGCCCATGCAGTTAAACAGGCCAAGGTGGATCAAAGTGCTGCCTGGGAAAAGGGAGTTTTGAAGAATGCATCTGAGCACAGAACAGCCACACAGGACACTGCTGGCCAAGAGGTGGGAGGAGGTGCTTCCAGCTGCAATGCAAGCCCGGTGacctctgctccccagcagcaggtggATTCTGCTGGGCAGGAAGGTGGGAGCCCCAAGCAGCAGCCCACAGAGGGACCGACCTGGCACAATGGGACAATAGtggctgctgccaggcaggAGGAAGTGGTGGAGAACACCTCCATGCAGAACCAGACCGGGCAGAGCACTGGGCAGAATGAAACAGGAGCAGTTCAGCATGTGCGTGGTGGCTTCAATGAGAGTGACGATGCAGGAGCTGCTTCAGCCACACTTCAGTATCCCCAGGGAAACGCCAGCACTCCCTCAAAGCACAGTGACCCCAGGATCACTGGAGGAACTTTGTGTCATCGGGGACAGTGCCCCTGGCAG GTTTTGATCCGTGACAGCAGAGATATTGGTTTCTGTGGAGGGAGCCTCATCAACAGTCGCTGGGTAATCACAGCCGCTCACTGCCTCGATCTTGTCAGCCCTCACCATGTTACCATAG GTGACTTTGACAAGTATCAGAGAGAACTGAAGGAGCAGAAGATAGGCGTGGAACGGAGCTGGACCCACCCCCATTACGATTCCAACAACTACAATGGTGACATTGCCTTGCTGTACTTGAGCAGCGAGGTCATTTTCAATGAGTACGCCATTCCCATCTGCCTGCCCAGCCCCAACCTGGCAGCGCTGCTGGCTGAGGAAGGGCAAGTGGGGATGGTCAGTGGGTGGGGTGCCACCCACAGCCGGGGCTCCACACTGCGCTTCCTCATGCGGGTGCGGCTGCCCATTGTGAGCATGGACATGTGCCAGCAGTCCACAAAGAGGCTCATCACTGACAACATGTTCTGTGCTGGCTACGGCACGGAAGCTGCGGATGCCTGCAAGGGTGACAGCGGAGGCCCTTTTGCCGCATCTTACCAAAACACTTGGTTCCTGCTTGGCATTGTAAGCTGGGGTGATGGCTGTGCTGAAAGAGGGAAATACGGTGTGTATACAAGAGTATCCAACTACATCCCCTGGATTAAAGAGACCGTTGAAAGTGTGGCAGATTCAGAAAAGTTTTCCATTAGCTTTTCTTAA